The DNA region GATCGAGCGGCTCGGCCTTCCGCGCACCATCCGCGCCTACGACCTGGCCGGCAGCGGCTGCGGCGGAGCTGTGCCAAATATCGAAGTGGCCTCCGGCATCCTCCGTGCCGTTGGAAGCGGGGCGGTGCTCAGCGTTTCGGTGGAGGTCTGCTCCGCCGCGTTCCAGATGGGTGACGACCCCAGCCTCATCGTCTCCAACGCGCTGTTCGGCGATGGCGCGGCGGCGGCGGTGCTCTGGACCCGCCGGAGCGGATCGCTGGTTGGCGGCAGCGCATCGGCCTATGTTCCGGAAGAGCGGGAGGCGGTTCGCTTTGTCTATCGCAACGGCGGCCTCAACAACCGGATATCACCGCGCCTGCCGTCGCTGGTGGCCAAGGCGTCTGAAGAACTGGTGGCGCGGCTGCTGCGCCAGGAAGGGCTTTCCGCCGGCGATATCCGCCATTGGGCGGTTCATCCCGGCGGTGAAAAGATCATCGGCGCGGTGCGCGACGCGCTAAAGGTGGACGAAAGCGCGATGGCGGCGAGCCGCGCGGTGCTGGCTGACGTGGGAAACCTCTCCTCCGCCACGATTTGGTTCATACTGGAAACGGTGTTGCCGCGAGCCGCCCCCGGTGAACGATGCCTCTGTCTGGTCTACGGAGCGGGAATGAGCGTCCACGCCTGCCTGCTGACCGCCTGACACGCGATGTAGGATGAACCATAACATGAAATTGGCGTATATGAAAAATCAATAACATGGTGGGATTATTTAAACATTCCCGCCGTGGCGGTGCCGGACAGCTTCTTCACCGCTCCCACCGATTATGAAATTCACCGTGTGTTGCGGGCCATCGATCTCAACACCTTTTTCGGTGAATCCGAGAAGAAGCGCGCTTGGTGAATACTTGTCGTCGGGGTATTCTTCGATGATCTCCGCCATAGCCCCGGCGAAGCGAATCTCTTGCTCGCTGATATTGCGCTCGACCGCCCGGAGAAACGCATGTCGGCTGAACTCGAACTGTCCCGCCTGAATTTGCCAGCGTATTTGGCCAATATCCTTCATACGTCCCCATCATCCGTTTCGCGGCCCATGCGGCACTGAAGACGACCTACCGCAAGAAGCCCGATCAGGATTTTTTCTGGAAGACCATTTTCCAGTCGGTGCCGTTGATCTGGGAGATTTCCAGAACTTTGTGGCCTTCGGCTTCCACGCTGCGCGGCACGTTCAGCGTGGCCGGCTTGTGGTCGGTTATCACTTCCAGGATTTGGCCGGGGGCCAAATCCTCAAGCGCCAACTTCGAGTGGACGAAGGTATAGGGGCAAACTTCCCCTTTGATGTCGAGGGTGGCGTCGGCTTTCATCTTCTTTTCCTTTTCAAATGCAGAGCACTTTTTCGGCGCTGAAAATCTCGTCGACCAGCGCGGAATAATCTATCGTTCGCGCCCCCTGTATGCCGCGCGCCTTCACGTCTTCGGCAAGGCACAGCCCTTTTTGCCGCAGCGCGGCGTCGTAAACCGCGTTTTGCATCAGGACGATCTTTTGGTCCGCGCGCGCCAGATCGACGTATTTCAGCGCTTCGCTTTCCACGTCGCGGATAATCAGCAACCGCATTAAACTAAAATTCCCCGTGCGCGATAACGCACTCTTCGCAGCTATCGGGGAAGATTATGACCAGCGTCCCTTTGTCGATGCGCGCCGCCAGCTTCATCGCCGCCGCCAGCGCCGCGCCGGAGGAGGTGCCGACCAGCAGCCCTTCTTCCTCTTCGATGCGGCTCACCATATGGTACGCCTCGTCGGTGGTGATGGAAATCTTTTCATCATAAACCGAGATGTCGTAGATGCCCGGCACGATTGAGCTGTCCATGTGCTTCAACCCTTCGATGCCGTGCAGCGTTTCCGCCGGTTCGACGGCATACGCTTTCACCGCCGGCTTGAGCGCCTTAAGCCCGCGGGTGGTCCCCATCAGCGTGCCCGATGTGCCGATGCCCGCCAGAAAATGCGTCACCCGTCCCTGGGTCTGCTCGTATATTTCGCGGGCGGTGGTGTCGCGGTGCGCCATCCAGTTTGAGGGATTGTTGTACTGGTCGGGCATAAAGTACTTGTCCCGGTTTTCCTCATACAGCTTCCGGCAGAGCTTGATCGCGCCGTCGGATTGCTCCATCGGGTCGGAAAGGATCAAGTTCGCCTTGAACTGCCTCGCCATGATTCCCTTGCGCGCCTTGCAGACGTTGCCGGGGAGGACGAGGTTCACCTTGAAGCCGAGGATCCGCCCGATAAGGGCGTACGCCACGCCGGTGTTGCCGCTGGTGGAATCGATCAGCTCCATGCCGCGCTTGAAGGCGCCGCTGGCCAAGCCGTCGCGCACCATCCGCAGCGCCGGGCGGGCTTTCACGCTGCCGGCCGGATTGGTCCACTCCGCCTTGGCGTATATTTCGATATCCTTGTTGCCGAAATCCTTGACGATGTTCTGGATTTTGAGCAACGGGGTATTGCCGATACGGTCGAGCACCGCCTCTTCGTATGCGGTGATAACCGGCACCCGCAGGTACGGGGGCAGTTGGGTCGCTTTCATCGCGTCACTTCCTTCTCAATGTATAAATGCATCGGCATCGTTGATCAGCGCGCCGGCCTCCGGCGCTTGGATAATCTTCATTTTCGCGGCCACCTCCGGGAGGTAGCCGAAACCGCCGCCGTCTTCAACGTGGAAACGCGCCCCCAGCCGGGCCAGCATCGCCACGTGCTTGTTCACCGGATGCATGTGCGCGGCCGCCTCATCCAGCTTTTCCAGCGCGCGCCGCCCGTTCCCCATAAAAAGCAGATGCACTTCGTTCCCGTCGTTCAGCATAAGGCCGAGGCTCATCCGCAGTTTTTCGCCGGCGTGATTCGTGCCAAGCGGCAAACCGGTAAAGAGCACGGCAATCTTTTTCATGCAAACGCCAGATAGCGGGTTGCATCGTTGACGATGTTCGCGTGGTCGAACTGGCTGCCGTAGTTGAACTTTTCATTGCGGTGGGCCTTCAGCTCGCCGGCGTTGTGCGCGCAAACGGTGACGGCCGCCCCTTTGTTCGCCAGCGCGTAGAGTCCCGGCACGGAGGCGTTGAGCACGCCCCGGTGCATCAAAAAGATGTCGACGCCGATTCCCTTTTCGAGGGCCGCGCCGGCCAAGCCGATCACGTTGTGGATGTCCTGGCTGTCCGGCCCGGTCATCACGAGAAAGGCGAGTTTTTTATCCTTCGTGTCCAATCGGCACTCCGCAAAACTGTTCGTAGTCGATCAGCGTGGTGATCGTCTTGTGTTCGCCGCACAGCGGGCACTTCGGGTCTTTGCGCACCCGCAGCTTCCGCGTTTCAGCCTTCAATGCGTCGTAGAGCAGCAGCTTGCCGATCATCGATTCGCCGATGCCGAGTATCTGTTTGATGACTTCGACCGCCTGCAGGTTACCGACAACGCCGGGCAAAACGCCAAGCACGCCGGCCTCCTGGCAGCTCGGCACCATGCCGGGCGGCGGAGGCTCCGGGTACATGCAGCGGTAGCAGGGCCCTTCGGGTGATTTGAAAACGGTCACCTGTCCCTCAAACCGGAAAATGGATCCATGCACGTTCGTTTTGCCGAGCAACACGCACGCGTCGTTCACCAGATAGCGGGTCGGAAAGTTGTCGCACCCGTCGGCGATGATGTCCCAGTCCTTGAAAATATCAAGCACGTTGGTGCTGTCGAGCCGCGTGTTGTAGATGGTCACTTTCACATCGGGGTTCAGCCCGTTGATTTTGTCCTTTGCCGAATCGACTTTAAGCCGGCCGATGTCCGCGGTGCCATGAATGATCTGCCGCTGGAGGTTTGAGTTGTCAACCACGTCAAAATCGATAATGCCGAGGTTGCCGATGCCGGCGGCGGCCAAGTAAAGGGCAAGAGGTGAACCAAGTCCCCCGGCGCCAAGGAGAAGAACCTTGGCGTTCAGCAGTTTTTCCTGCCCCTTCCCCCCAACTTCCGGGAGAATGATATGCCTGGCATATCGCTTAACCTGTTCCGGTGTGAACTTCATACTGCTGTTGGCTCCGCCTGTTTATATGTTTTTTTATGATGAATTTTTGTATGGTCAATACCCGCCCGCTATTGCCGGAATGATGGAAATAGTGTCTCCATCCTTAACTGACGAGCTATCGGAGTCGAGAAACCTGATATCTTCTTCATTTATATAAATATTAATGAATCGGCGAAGCTCTCCATCCTCGTTATAAAGTTTCTCTTTGAAACCTGGATAATTACTTTCCATTTGGTCAATTACATCTTTAACCGTTGCCCCGCTTGCAGATACATCACCTTTCCCACCGGTAAGCTTTTGCAACGGTGTTGGTATTCTCACATTAACAGCCATCACTCCTCCTATATCTTTTTATATGATGCTTATTTATATATTTTTTGGAACTCTTCAAGTCTTGGGTGGATTATCGGCGGTTCATCCACCTTCCCATGGAGCACCTCTTGGGTCTTTAACCCATTTCCGGTTATGCACATAACGGTAACGGCGTTAGGATCGAGCCGCTTTTGATCCAAAAGTTTCTTGGTGACGGCCACCGTTACCCCGCCGGCGGTTTCGGTAAAAACCCCTTCGTGCTCGGCGAGAATTTTTATGCCGGCCACCAATTCTTCATCGCTCACGTCTTCGGCCCAGCCGCCCGATTCGTTGATCGTCTTGATACCGTAGTACCCGTCGGCCGGATTGCCGATGGCGATGGATCGGGCGATGGTGCTCGGCTTTTGCGGTTTGAAGTTTTTCTTTCCGTCCTTCACCGCGGTGGTGACGGGAGAGCAACCGGTCGCTTGCGCGCCAAAAACCCGCGTCTTCACTTCGGGAATGAAGCCGAGCATTTCAAATTCTTTAAACGCGCGGTAAATCTTCGTGATGAGGGACGAACCGGCGATCGGAACGATCACCTGGTCCGGCGCTTTCCAACCAAGCTGTTCGGCGATCTCGTGGCCGTAGCTCTTGCTTCCATCGCCGTAGAAAACGCGGATGTTGATGTTCACGAAGGCGATGTTGTATTTCGAGGTGATCTCGGTGCAAAGCCGGTTCACATCGTCGTAGTTGCCCAAAACCTTCACGAGCTTCGGCTTGTAAACCTGCGTGCCGATGATTTTACCCGCTTCCAGGTCGGAGGGAACCAGCACGACCGCCTTGAGCCCCGCGTGCGCGGCGATGGCCGACACGGAGTTGGCCAAGTTGCCGGTGCTGGCGCAGCCAACGGTGTCATAGCCGAACTCAATCGCCTTGGAGATCGCGGTGGAAACCACGCGGTCCTTGAACGAAAGGGTGGGGTGATTCACCGCGTCGTTTTTGATGTAGAGGTTCGGCATCCCCCACGCCTTGCCGAGATTTTTGCAGTGGACAAGCGGCGTGTAGCCGACGGAAAGCTTTACGGCCGGCTCGCCCTCAATGGGGAGAAGCTCTTTGTAACGCCACATGTTGGGCGGACGCGAAAGTATCTTTTCCTTGGTGATGGATTTCCGTATTTCGCCGTAGTTGTAATCCACCTCGAGCGGCCCAAAGCACTCTTCGCAAACGTACTTCGGTTCGACTTTGTACGGTTTACCGCATTCGCGGCATTTCAGGCCATTAACAAATCCCATTTGCCCCGAAATCCTCATTTAATAAAACGTCTCTTTACAAAAACCAGCCGGCAAGGGGAAAGGAGCACCATCCCTCTAACCGTATTAACTCCAAGCGCGAATTTTATAGTACCCTAGTATTTTTGTCAAGTTTTAAAATGTGCTTTTTGGGGGTTATAAACAAGCGGCTTATCTTTGATTTCTAAACTGAGCCGACCCTTTGGTGCTGATTCAATATCTAAGATAATCTGCTTTAGCGAAATTAATTCACCGGGCCTATGCTATTCTTCACCAAAGCATTTATTAACAAATACGTCTTTTTCACATAGTTTTTGTAGTATTTAGAAGTTTTTTCGATGTTTTTAGGAGTTTTTGGGATCATGCCACTTCCTTTTGTTGCGCTACTTCTTTTTTTAATTTTTAATGTAGCTTCACTTGACTTATCCGCCGCCACGCGATATTATTACTCCATATGGCGAATCCGGCGGTTTCCGATCTCTCCGATCACCGAGGGCTGCTCGTACGTCTCCGCGGCATTCGCCCCTCGCTCAAAAACGCCGAGCGGCTTGTCGCCGATCTCTTTTTAAAACATCCCGCCAAAGTACTGGGCTACACCGTCGCCGAAGCGGCCGCGCACGCGCATGTAAGTGAAGCAACCGTTATCCGCTTTTGCCGCACGCTCGGTTTTGAGGGATATCAGGACATCAAATTCCAGATCGCGCGCGAGCTGGTCGTCCCGTCCCGCTCATTCACCGGCGAAGAGGTGATAGAAGGGGATACGCCCGGTGAAGTCATGCAGAAGGTTTTTGCTTTCAACGTGCAAACGCTGCAGGAAACGCTTGAGGTGTTGGATGCCGCCGCGCTTGAGCGGGCATCCGATCTATTGGACAAGGCGGATAAAATCCTCGTCATCGGCGTCGGCACTTCCGGCGCGAACGTGCAGGACGCCTATAACAAGCTCTTCCGCCTCGGCCTCAATGTGGTGGCGCAAAGCGACTCCCATTTGCAAATGATGGAGGCCTCGCTGCTGGGGCCGAACGGCGCGGTGCTGGCGATCACCCATTCCGGCCGCACGCGTGACCCGGTGGAGACGCTGGCGGTGGCGCGGCAGGCGGGCGCCAAAACGGTGGTCATCACCAGCAACCCGCGCTCCCCCGTGGCGGCGCAGGCCGACGTGGTGCTGCTGACCTCCTCGCGCGAGACCGCCTTTCGCGGCGAAGCTATCGCCTCGCGCCTGGCGCAGATGAGCATCGTGGATGCGCTGTACACCCTCATACGGATAAAAGGCCGCGGGCGCGCCATCGCCGCGGAAAAAAAGATAGAAGCGGTCATAGGACAGAAACAGATTTTGTAAGGAGCGATGATGATAACCCTTCGGACGTATGTGTTCCTCGACAGCCTGCAGCCGCAGCTTGCCACGTTCATCGGCAGCACGGCGAAAGGTTTCCCCCCGGTGCCGGGAAACGCTTCCCTCTTCGTTGAGATCGCGCCGGGGCTGGCGATCAACCGCATTCTCGACATCGCCCTGAAGGCGACCAAGGTGCAGCCCGCCGTGCAGATAGTCGAACGCGCCTACGGCCTCCTTGAAATACACGAACAGGACAAGGGAGAGGTCATGTCGGCCGGCAAGGCGATTCTGGATTACCTTGAGGTGAAGGAATCCGACCGCATCAAGCCGCACCTCGCCAGCAACGAGATCATCCGCTCCGTCGAGCCGTATCAGTGTCAGTTGATCAACCGCAACCGCGGCGGCAGCATGATCCTCCCCGGCGAGAGCCTCTTCATACTGGAAACGGAACCGGCGGGCTACGTCATCTACGCCGCGAACGAAGCGGAAAAAGCGGCCAACATAAAGCTTATCGAGGTGCGCCCGTTCGGCGCCCTCGGGCGGCTCTACCTCTCCGGGCCGGAATCGGAGATCGATTCGGCGGCGGAAGCGGCGATGAAAGCGATGAACAGCCTTGAAGGAATTCCCCTCAAGGGCGCGAAAAAAGAGTAAATAAACCTTTAATTGTTAACAGGAGGATTTGGTATGGCTGAAGCGCTTGGATTGATAGAAACAAAAGGATTTACCGGGATGGTGGAGGCCTCCGACGCGATGGTGAAAGCCGCGCGCGTTGAGCTGGTCGGTTACGAAAAGATCGGCGGCGGTTTCGTCACCGCCATCGTCCGGGGCGACGTTGCCGCGGTGAAGGCCGCCACCGAAGCGGGCGCGCGCGCCGCCGAAAAAGTGGGCGAGCTGGTGAGCGTTCACGTCATTCCGCGCCCGCACGCCAACATCGATCTCGTGCTGCCGCTCGGCCGCCTGGAAGAAGCCCGCAAGGAAACCAAAGGGCAGAAGGGCTAAGCCATGATGTTCGGCAGAATAACCGGCACCGTGGTCGCCTCCCGCAAGGACGAGAAACTGGAGGGATTGAAACTCCTTCTCGTCCAGCAGGTGGACGCCTACGGCAAGATCACGAACAACTACGTGGTGGCCGCCGACAGCGTGGGCGCGGGCAAAGGGGAAGTCGTTCTCTTCGCCACCGGCTCGTCCGCGCGGCAGACCACGCAGACCGAGGGAAGGCCCGTCGACGCCGTCATCATGGCGATCGTCGATACGTGGGAAATCAACGGCGAGGTGATGTACGACAAGTACGCCGCCGATATCGGAATAAAATAAGAGGGCTTTGAACCATGCAATTCGGTGAAGAGCAGATTGCCGCCGCCGTGGAGCGGGTGGCCAAGCGGCTTGCCGCAACCGGCGCGTTAAGCGGCCCCGCGCGCGCATCGGCCCCCGCGCAAATGTCCGGCATGGGGGTGTTCGCCACCATCGCCGATGCGGTCTCGGCGGCAACGGCGGCCTTACGCTCGCTCGGCTCGATGCCGCTGGAAGCGCGCGGGCGGATGATCGAGGCGATGCGCCGCGCGGCGCTGGCCAACGTGGGGCAATTGGCCCGCATGGCGGTGGACGAAACTGGTTTGGGCCGCTACGAACACAAGCTGATAAAGAACCGGCTCGCCATCACCAAAACCCCTGGCATCGAGATCCTCGAGACCGAAGCCTGGACGGGCGATAACGGCCTCACCCTGTTGGAACGCGCCGCCTACGGCGTCATCGGTTCCATCACCCCCTGCACCAATCCAACGGAAACAATAATCAACAACGCTATCGGCATGATAGCCGCCGGCAACGCGGTGGTTGTGAACGCCCACCCCACAGCGAAGAAAGTGACGCTCTTCACCATCGACCTGCTGAACCGGGCGATTGTGGAGGCGGGCGGGCCGCCGAACCTGATCGCAACCGTCGCCGTGCCGACCATTGCCAGCGCGAACGAACTGATGAAACACCCCGGCATCGCGCTGCTGGTGGTCACCGGCGGCCCGGCCGTGGTGGGCGCGGCGATGGCCAGCGGCAAAAAAGTGATCGCCGCCGGGCCGGGCAATCCGCCGGTGGTGGTGGACGAGACCGCCGACCTCGCGAATGCGGCCCGCTGCATTGTGGAAGGGGCGTCGTTCGACAACAACATCGTCTGCATCGTGGAAAAAGAGATCATCGCGGTGGAGGCCATCGCGGATAAACTGCTGGCCGAACTCAAAAAATCGGGAGCCTATATCCTCAACGCGCAGCAGCTTCGGCGGCTGGAAAAGAAAATCATCAACCGCGCCCCGGCACGCGGCGGCGACCACGGCGAAGTCAATAAAGACTGGGTCGGCAAAGACGCCCGCCTCATCCTGCAATCCATCGATATCGATGTGAAAGACGACATCCGCCTCATCGTGGCCGAGGCTTCCAAAGACGATCCGATTGTGCAGATGGAATTGCTGATGCCGGTGGTCGGCTTCGTCCGCGCCGCCAACGTGAACAACGCCATCGACATCGCGGTGGAGGTCGAGCACGGCTTCCGCCACACCGCCGTGATGCACTCGAAAAACATCGATAACCTCAGCCGGATGGCGCGGGCGGTGAACACCTCCATCTTCGTGAAGAACGCGCCCTCCTTCGCGGGCCTCGGCGCGGGGGGCGAGGGGTACACCTCGTTCACCATCGCCAGTCCCACCGGCGAGGGGCTTACCACCGCGCGCCATTTTTCCCGCGAGCGGCGCTGCACGCTGAAAGATTCTTTCAGGATCATATGAACCTCATCGAACTGGTGCGGGAAGCGGGGGTTGTGGGCGCCGGGGGCGCGGGCTTTCCCACGCACGTCAAACTCGCCGCGCGGGTCGATACCGTGCTGGCGAACGGCGCGGAGTGCGAACCGCTCCTGTATTCCGACCAGTTCGTGATGGAATCGAACGCCGAAGAAATCGTCGACGGCCTGCGCCACGTGATGCGCCAGACCGGCGCTTCGCGCGGCCTGCTCTGCGTGAAAGAAAAATATCACGATGCCACCGCCCGTTTTGAAAAACTGATCGCGGGGGAAAAGGGGATGGAGCTTTTTCCCCTAGGCAATTTCTATCCCTCCGGCGACGAACAGGTGCTGGTGTATGAAACCACCGGCCGCATCGTGCCGGAAGCGGGGATACCGCTGAACGTCGGCGTGGTGGTGCAGAACGTCGCCACCCTGGCCAACATCGCGCGCGCCGCAAAAGGGGAAGCGGTAACGGACAAAGTGATAACCGTCGGCGGCGAAATAAAAAACCCCGGTGTCCACCGCGTCCCGCTTGGCGCATCGCTGGCCGATATCATCGCCGGCTGCGGCGGGCCGCTGATTGACGATTACGCGGTGCTGCTGAACGGCCCCATGATGGGCCGCCTCGCCGATCCCGAAAAAGAGGTGGTGACGAAAACCACCGCGGGCCTCTTCATCCTTCCAAAAGACAATCCACATGTGGCGCGGTTGAACCGCCCGCTGGCCGCCGACATCCGCCTCTCGCGCGGGGCGTGCGAGCAATGCCGTTACTGCACCGACCTCTGCCCGCGCTCCCTCAACGGCCACGCGCTGGAGCCGCATGCCATCATGCGGGTGATAAACGAACAACGCGAGCCGGAGGCAGCGACGGTGCTCAACGCGTTCCTCTGCTGCGAGTGCGGCGTTTGCGATCTTTTCGCCTGCCCCATCGCGCTTTCGCCGCGCCGGTTTTTCCGAGATTTTAAAAGGAGTCTTTCCGAACGCGGCATCCGGTTTACGCCGGAAAAAAAGGAACTAAAGGCCGATACCTACCGCGCGGTGCGCCGTGTGCCGAAAGACAAGCTCACCCGGCGGCTGGCGTTGTCGAAGTACGAAATCAAGCCCGCCTATCACGGCACGCTATGGGATATGCCCGCCGTGAGCCTGCCCCTATCGATGCATCTTGGCGCGCCCGCGCAGCCGGTGGTGAAGACGGGGGACAAAGTGAAGCGGGGCCAAAAGATCGCATCCATCCCGGAAGGCAAGCTGGGGGCGGCCATACACGCCTCCATCGCCGGCACCGTGACGAAGGTGAACGGATTCATAAGGATTGAAAAATGATTAAAGAACCGGCGCTGGCGCTTCTTGAGCTCCGCTCCATCGCGCGCGGGATAAAAACCTGCGACGAGGTGATGAAAAAAGCTGATGTGCAGCTGCTCGACGCGCGGTCGCTCTGCCCCGGCAAATACATGGTGCTCTTCGCCGGTGCGGTTTCCCCCGTGGAAGAAAGTTTCCGGCAGGGCGTCGCCATCGGTGATGACATGATGGTGGACGAGCTTTTCCTGCCGAACGCGCATCCGCAACTCATACCGGCGATGGAGGCCTGCGCCGTTGCCCCCGCGGTGGACGCGCTGGCGGTGTTTGAAACGTTCACCGTCGCGTCCTGCATCCTCGCCGCCGACGCCGCGGCGAAGGGGGCCAACATATTTTTGATCGAGATGCGGCTTGCCAACGGCCTTGGGGGCAAATCGTTTTTCACCATGACCGGCGAAATAGCGGAGATAGAGGCCGCCGCCGATTTCGCCAAAAAAGCGATAGCGCATCTGGCGGCGATGGTGGCGGTGGAGATCATTCCCCGCCCGCACAAAGACCTTATTTTGAAGGTGACGTGATATGCATTTAGGCAAAGTGATCGGCACGGTGGTCGCCTCGCAAAAGACGGAAACCCTCAAGGGGGTGAAACTGCTGCTGGTGCAGCCGGTCAACGACCGGCTCCAGCCCAAGGGGGAGCCGCAGGTGATGGTGGATTCAAACATGCAGGCCGGGCCGGGAACCATTGTTTCGTGGATTGCGGGGCGCGAGGCGATGCACACCTGCCCGCACAACGACGGACCGGTGGACGCCGGCATCGTCGGCATCGTGGACGAACCGCTCAACAGGGAGACACGCCTATGAAATTCTGCAAAGTTGTCGGCAACATCACCACGTCGCACCAGGAGCCGATATACCGGGGAGCGAAGATAATGATCGTGCAACCGCTGGATGCGGAGCTGAAACCGCAGGGCGAGACGTTCCTCTCGTGCGATTTCGTGCAGGCCGGTCCCGGCGATATCGTGCTGGTGGAGACCGAGGGAAACGCCGCCCGCCAGCTTTTTTTGAACCCGAACGGCGCGGTGCATTCCGTGATCGTCGGCATTGTGGATGAGGTGAGCCGTGAAAACTGAATATCAGCACCGGTTGGACATGATTGAGGTTGGCCGCAGGGTACACGCCCGCGGGTGGATATCGAGCACCGACGGCAACTTCTCGGTGAAGCTGGACGCGAACCGGATATTGACCACACCGACCGGCGTACACAAGGGATACCTCAATGTGGACGATTTCATCATCGTCGACATGGAGGGAAAGAAAATTTCCGGCTCGCGCAACCCGTCCACCGAGCTTGCGATGCACCTCACCTGCTACCGCCAGCGGCCCGATATCGGCGCGGTGGTACACGCGCATCCCACCATCTGCGTGGCGTTCAGCGTCTCCGGCATCGCGCTGGCCCAGTGCCTGCTGCCGGAAGTGGTCTTCACGCTGGGCGGCATACCGACGGCGAACTACGCCCCCCCCTCCACCGACGAGGTGCCCCGCTCCATCGAGGGGCCTATCAAGGACTATGACGCCGTCATCCTGGAGCGCCACGGCAGCGTTACCGTGGGAAAAGATATTTTCGCCGCCTACAACACGCTGGAGCGGATGGAACATGTGGCCGAAATAACCTTCCATTCAAGGATGCTGGGAAATGCCAAGCCGCTTTCCACCGCGCAGGTGAACGAGTTGGTGAAGATCGGAAAAAACCTCGGCCTGCCGGAATGGAAAATAACGTGCAACGATTGCAACGCGTGCGGCAAACACAGCGGCGGCTCAGCCGCAAGCGGCGCATGCGCCTCAATGACCGGCGGCGCCTCCGTTGAAAACGCGGCCTGCCCGCCATCCGCCGCGCCAGTGGATGCGCGTGTTGCCGCTTCCGCCCCCAGCGGCTCAGCCGCAAGCGTGGAAAAAGTGGCGGCCGGCATACTGCCCAATGTTTCGCCCGAGGTGTTGGCCGCCATCATCCGCGAGGTGAAAGCGGAGCTTGCGACCACGCGCTGAGACCTGACCGGCAACGTCGGCTCATCCCGAACCAAAGATATTGTATCTGAGCGTGGCAAAGTATCCCTTTCCGGAAAGGGATTTTGAACCACGAAGATCACGAATGACACGAACGGGAATGGGGGGAGGCGAAAAATTTTTGTTTTAATTATTCGTGATCTTCGTGCAATTCGTGGTTTACGCTGTCGCCTTGGCCCACACATTTCATTCAGGGCAAACTCTGGCGAATGAACCTATTTTATTGTTTTTTCATTACTTGTAGTAACGCAAAGCTTACCCGTGCGCCATTATCGGAAATAGGACTTATCCACAACCGCTCTATTGTGGATAACTTTTTGTATCTTATTGTTTCTTTTATCATTATTTGGTGAAAATAAAACCGTTAAAATAGATGGAAATATTGATAGAATTTCCCCTGTCTATGAAAATATCCACCAAAGGACACTATGCGGTTCAG from Nitrospinota bacterium includes:
- a CDS encoding BMC domain-containing protein, which codes for MMITLRTYVFLDSLQPQLATFIGSTAKGFPPVPGNASLFVEIAPGLAINRILDIALKATKVQPAVQIVERAYGLLEIHEQDKGEVMSAGKAILDYLEVKESDRIKPHLASNEIIRSVEPYQCQLINRNRGGSMILPGESLFILETEPAGYVIYAANEAEKAANIKLIEVRPFGALGRLYLSGPESEIDSAAEAAMKAMNSLEGIPLKGAKKE
- the eutM gene encoding ethanolamine utilization microcompartment protein EutM; translated protein: MAEALGLIETKGFTGMVEASDAMVKAARVELVGYEKIGGGFVTAIVRGDVAAVKAATEAGARAAEKVGELVSVHVIPRPHANIDLVLPLGRLEEARKETKGQKG
- a CDS encoding EutN/CcmL family microcompartment protein, whose protein sequence is MMFGRITGTVVASRKDEKLEGLKLLLVQQVDAYGKITNNYVVAADSVGAGKGEVVLFATGSSARQTTQTEGRPVDAVIMAIVDTWEINGEVMYDKYAADIGIK
- a CDS encoding aldehyde dehydrogenase EutE; translated protein: MQFGEEQIAAAVERVAKRLAATGALSGPARASAPAQMSGMGVFATIADAVSAATAALRSLGSMPLEARGRMIEAMRRAALANVGQLARMAVDETGLGRYEHKLIKNRLAITKTPGIEILETEAWTGDNGLTLLERAAYGVIGSITPCTNPTETIINNAIGMIAAGNAVVVNAHPTAKKVTLFTIDLLNRAIVEAGGPPNLIATVAVPTIASANELMKHPGIALLVVTGGPAVVGAAMASGKKVIAAGPGNPPVVVDETADLANAARCIVEGASFDNNIVCIVEKEIIAVEAIADKLLAELKKSGAYILNAQQLRRLEKKIINRAPARGGDHGEVNKDWVGKDARLILQSIDIDVKDDIRLIVAEASKDDPIVQMELLMPVVGFVRAANVNNAIDIAVEVEHGFRHTAVMHSKNIDNLSRMARAVNTSIFVKNAPSFAGLGAGGEGYTSFTIASPTGEGLTTARHFSRERRCTLKDSFRII
- a CDS encoding SLBB domain-containing protein; its protein translation is MNLIELVREAGVVGAGGAGFPTHVKLAARVDTVLANGAECEPLLYSDQFVMESNAEEIVDGLRHVMRQTGASRGLLCVKEKYHDATARFEKLIAGEKGMELFPLGNFYPSGDEQVLVYETTGRIVPEAGIPLNVGVVVQNVATLANIARAAKGEAVTDKVITVGGEIKNPGVHRVPLGASLADIIAGCGGPLIDDYAVLLNGPMMGRLADPEKEVVTKTTAGLFILPKDNPHVARLNRPLAADIRLSRGACEQCRYCTDLCPRSLNGHALEPHAIMRVINEQREPEAATVLNAFLCCECGVCDLFACPIALSPRRFFRDFKRSLSERGIRFTPEKKELKADTYRAVRRVPKDKLTRRLALSKYEIKPAYHGTLWDMPAVSLPLSMHLGAPAQPVVKTGDKVKRGQKIASIPEGKLGAAIHASIAGTVTKVNGFIRIEK
- a CDS encoding BMC domain-containing protein; the encoded protein is MIKEPALALLELRSIARGIKTCDEVMKKADVQLLDARSLCPGKYMVLFAGAVSPVEESFRQGVAIGDDMMVDELFLPNAHPQLIPAMEACAVAPAVDALAVFETFTVASCILAADAAAKGANIFLIEMRLANGLGGKSFFTMTGEIAEIEAAADFAKKAIAHLAAMVAVEIIPRPHKDLILKVT
- a CDS encoding EutN/CcmL family microcompartment protein translates to MHLGKVIGTVVASQKTETLKGVKLLLVQPVNDRLQPKGEPQVMVDSNMQAGPGTIVSWIAGREAMHTCPHNDGPVDAGIVGIVDEPLNRETRL
- a CDS encoding EutN/CcmL family microcompartment protein → MKFCKVVGNITTSHQEPIYRGAKIMIVQPLDAELKPQGETFLSCDFVQAGPGDIVLVETEGNAARQLFLNPNGAVHSVIVGIVDEVSREN
- a CDS encoding class II aldolase/adducin family protein produces the protein MKTEYQHRLDMIEVGRRVHARGWISSTDGNFSVKLDANRILTTPTGVHKGYLNVDDFIIVDMEGKKISGSRNPSTELAMHLTCYRQRPDIGAVVHAHPTICVAFSVSGIALAQCLLPEVVFTLGGIPTANYAPPSTDEVPRSIEGPIKDYDAVILERHGSVTVGKDIFAAYNTLERMEHVAEITFHSRMLGNAKPLSTAQVNELVKIGKNLGLPEWKITCNDCNACGKHSGGSAASGACASMTGGASVENAACPPSAAPVDARVAASAPSGSAASVEKVAAGILPNVSPEVLAAIIREVKAELATTR